A segment of the Mycobacterium intracellulare ATCC 13950 genome:
TGAACAGCGTGGACCAAGCGCCCGCCATGGACATCGACGCCATCTTCGCGCCGTTCGTGGGACTCAGCCCGGAACCTCCCGCGCAGTATTGTCCGCAGAGCAAGCTGGAGCCGATGCTGCTGGCCGACACCCGCCGGCGAGGAAGCGAGGTCCGCTACGGAACGGAGCCGCGGGCGTAACGTGGCGGCGACTTCTGTCGCGATTTTCGCCGTGGCGTTACGTCCGCGGTAAGTAGGTGACTTACAGCGGGATGTTCTTGTGGCGGCCGCGGCGCGCGGGCGCCTGCGCCAGCGCCTCGGTGAGCTTGCTGCGGGTGTGCGACGGGTCGATCTTCTCGTCGACCACGCCGATCTCGATGGCGCTGTCCACGCCGCCCGCGATCCGCTCGTGCTCGGCGGCCAGCTCGTCGTGCAGCGCCTCGCGCTCGTGCTCGGGCGCGGCGGCCAGCTTCTTCTTGTGCAGAATGCCCACGGCGGCCTTGGCGCCCATCACCGCGACCTCGGCGTCCGGCCAGGCGTACACCTTGGTCGCGTTGAGCGAGCGGGAGTTCATCGCAATGTAGGCCCCGCCGTAGGTCTTTCGGGTGACCAGCGTGACGCGCGGAACCGTGCACTCGCCGAACGCGTGCAGCAGCTTGGCGCCGCGGCGCACCACGCCGCCCCACTCCTGGTCGACACCGGGCAGATAACCCGGCACGTCGACGACCACCACCAGCGGAATGCCGAACGCGTCACACAGACGCACGAAACGCGCTGCCTTCTCGGCGCTTTCGGAGTTCAGGCAGCCGCCGAGGCGCAGTGGGTTGTTGGCCAGCACGCCGACCGTGCGGCCCGACAGCCGGCCCAGCCCGATCACCATCGACGGCGCCCAGTTGGCCTGGAACTCGTCGAACGGCGTCTCGTCGTCGAGGATCGCGGTCACGATCGGGCGCACGTCGTAGGCCCGCCGCGCCGACTCGGGCAGCAGCGCGTGGATGTCGGTGTCGCCGGCCTCGGCCTTGGTGCGGTCGAAATGGCCCTGCTGGCAGAACAATCCGACCAGCCGGCGGCCGCGCTCGTAGGCGTCGAGCTCGTCGTCGGCGACGATGTGGCACACCCCGGACTTCTTGTGGTGGGTCTCGGGGCCACCGAGCGAGGCCATGTCGACGTCCTCGCCGGTGACGCTGCGCACCACGTCCGGGCCCGTGACGAACACCCGGCTCTCCGGCGCCATCACGACGACGTCGGTCAGCGCCGGCCCGTAGGCGGCGCCGCCGGCCGCGAAGCCGACGACCACCGAGATCTGCGGGACATAGCCCGAGGCGCGGATCATCGCCTCGAACACCAGGCCCACCGCGTGCAGCGCCTTCACACCCTCGGCCAGCCGGGCGCCACCGGAGTGCCAGATGCCCACGATCGGGCTCTGCTCCTCGATGGCGGTGTCGTAGGCGTCGACGATGTGCGTGCAGCCCTCGATGCCCATGGCGCCGCCCATCACGGTGCCGTCGGTGCAGAACGCGATGGTGCGCACACCGTTCACGGTCCCGGCGGCCGCAAGCACGCCGGAGCGGTCACGCTCGTGCAGGAGTTCGACGCTGTCGTCGTCGAAGAAATTGCTCAAGCGCAACAGCGGGTCGCGGGGGTCGAGCGACTCGCCGACCGCCTCGGGGGCCGTGATAGTCATCGCAGTCTCCTGATATTCCGGTGTTGCTCGGTTTAGTACCGCCCGAAGGCGATGGCCACGTTGTGTCCGCCGAAGCCGAACGAGTTGTTGATCGCGTACTCGTAGTTGCCGGGGCGGGGTTTGCCGGCCACCACGTCCAGGTCGATCTCGGGGTCGAGGTTTTCCAGGTTCAGCGTGGGCGGCACGACTTGGTCGCGCAGCGCGAGCACGGTCAGGATCGATTCGACGGCGCCCACGGCGCCCACGGAGTGGCCCAGGGCGGCCTTGGGGGCGTAGACGGCGGCGTTGCCGCCGTGGGGGCCCAGGGCGTTGTTGATGGCCCTGCCCTCGGCGACGTCGCCGACCGAGGTGCCGGTGGCGTGGGCGTTGACGTGGTGGATGTCGCTGGGGGAGAGCCCGGCGAGCTGGATGGCGCGGCTCATGGCGTGCCCGGCGCGTTCGCCGTTGGGGTCGGGGGCCACCATGTGGTAGCCGTCGGAGGTGATGCTCGCCCCCATGATGCGGGCCAAGATGTTGGCCCCGCGGGCCTTGGCGTGCTCCTCGGTCTCGATCACCATGAGCGCGCCGGCCTCGCCGAACACGAAGCCGGTCCGGTCGCGGTCGAACGGGCGGCACGCGCCGACGGGGTCGTCGTTCTTGGTCGACATCACGATCCGCATCTGGGCGAACGCCGCAATCGGCACCGCTTCGATCTTCGTTTCGACGCCACCGCAGATCGCGATGTCGGCTTCGCCGAAGACGATGTTGCGCCACGCCTGGGCGATGCCCTCGGAGCCCGACGCGCACGCCGATATGGGCGTGAGGACCCCGGCCTTGGCGTGCCGTTCCAGACCCACCGCCGCCGACGCGCCGTTGGGCATGTACTTCTGCACACCGAGGGGGGAGACCGCCTTCATGCCACGGGCGCGCATGTCGTCGTAGCTGAAGACCATCTCTTCCGACGAGCCCAAACCGGTACCGATCGACACCAGCAAGCGGTCGCTGTCGACCTCGGGCGAGCCGGCGTTCTCCCAGACCCGCCGGCCCAAGATCGTCGACATCCGTTGCAGGTAGCCCGACCGGCGCAGCTCGACGCGGGTCAGCTGGCTGTCGAATTCCTCTAACAGATGACCGCCGATGCGTACCGGCAGGTCAAACTCCTCGACGAACGGGTCCTCGAGTTTGCGGATACCACTTTGGCTGTCCAGCAACAGCTTCCAGGTGGTCTCGGCGTCAGTCGCCAGTGCGGTCGTCATGGCAACGCCAGTGACGACCACGTTCGGGAGGGTCTTCCCGGTAACCAGCTCTGTCATGGGTCTTGCGAACGTTCCTTTCCTGCTAAGTGGTGACCGCGAACCCGGCGGGGCTGGGACGCGGGTCGCCACCTTCCGTGGTGTCCGGCTCCTCCTCGGGCCGTTTGCGGCCCGCGTCGTCGCCGGACGCCAGCTCTAGTAACGCCCGAAGGCGAGTGCCACGTTGTGGCCACCGAAGCCGAACGAGTTGTTGATCGCGTAACGGAAATCGCCGTAGCGAGGTTCGCCCGCAACAACATCCAGGTCGATCTCGGGGTCGGGGGTTTCGTAATTGAGGGTGGGTGGAATGACGCCGTCGCGCAGGCTCAGCACCGTGAGCACCGACTCCAGCGCCCCGACCGCACCGATCGAGTGGCCCAGCGCCGACTTCGGCGCGTAGACCGCGGCCTGCTGGCAACCGGCGACGCGGATGGCGTTGGCCTCCGCGGTGTCACCGATCGGCGTGGCGGTCCCGTGCGCGTTGACGTGGTCAACGTCCTTGGGGGACAACCCCGCCAGCTCGAGCGACCGCGTCATCGCCCGACCCGCACGCACACCGTCGGCCGCCGGGGCCACCATGTGGAACGCGTCCGAGGTGATGCCGGCACCCATCAACCGGGCCAGCGGCTTGGCGCCGCGGGCCTTGGCGTGCTCCTCGGTCTCGATGAGCATCAGCGCACCGGCCTCGCCGAACACGAAGCCGTCGCGGTCCTTGTCGAACGGCCGCGATGCGCGCTCGGGCTCATCGTTGCGAGTCGACATGGCCCGCATCATCGAAAACGCCGCGATCGGCAGCGCCTCGATGGGGCCCTCGACGCCACCGCACACGGCGACGTCCGCGTCACCCATGACGATCTGACGCCAGGCGTGGGCGATCGCTTCGGAGCCCGACGAACACGCCGACACCGGGGTGATCACCCCGGCGCGGGCGCCGAGCTGCAGGCCCACCACGGCGGCGGCGCCGTTGGGCATGATCATCTGGACGGCCAGCGGCGACACCTTGCGGGGGCCGCCCTCGTTCATCAGGTCGTAGCTCTCCACGATCCTTTCGGCGCCACCGAGGCCGGTGCCGACCACGACCGAGAACCGGTCGGGATCGAGCTCCGGGTTGCCGGCGCTCTCCCACAGCTGGGTGCTGAGCAGCTTGGCCAGCCGTTGGACGTACGACATACGTCGCATGTCGAGCCTGCTCATCTGCTCGTCGATGGGCTCCTTGAGGTGTCCACCGATCCGGACGGGCAGGTCCCACTTGGTGATGTAGTCGTCTTCGAGGACGTGGATGCCGCTTTCGCCGGCCAACAAACCCTTCCACGTGCTCTCGACGTCCGGCGCGATCGACGTCGTCGCCGTGACGGCGGTTACCACAACGCTGGGGTAACCGCCGTTAGCAGTGGAAGGCTTACTCACTTGGTGTCCGCTTCCAGCCTTGCCTTGACGTTGGCGACCGCGTCGGGGTTCTCGGTCTCCAGCTTGGCGCGCAGCGCCTCGGCAGCCTCGGGGTTCTCTTCCTCGAGCTTCTGGATGTAGGAGACGACGTCACCGACGGTACGCAGACCGGCGAGGTCCTCGTCCGGGATCTTGACGCCGTACTTGTCCTCGGTCTGCACGGCGATCTCGACCATCGACAGCGAGTCGATGTCCAGGTCGTCGACGAAGGACTTCTCCGGGGTGACCTCGGAGGGCTCGATACCGGTGACCTCTTCGATGATCTCGGCGATACCGGCGATGATTTCTTCCTGGCTGACAGCCACAGCGTGCTTCCCTTCGTAATGTGTTGTGAGATAGTCGAACTGACGTGCTATGTGGTTGTACTGGATGCGGCCGACTTAGAGCTCGGCCAAAGCGTCCAGGTCTGCGGGCGACTTGACGGCGCGAGCCGTAACTCCCCGAAGTTCTCGTTTGGCGATACCGGTGAGCGTGCCCGCGGGCGGGAACTCCACGGCCGCACCGACTTCCAGCTCGCGCAGCGTCGCGGTGCACAGGTCCCAGCGCACCGGCCGGGTCAGCTGGGCGACCAACGCCTCCATCGCCGCGGGGGCCGAGGCGACGGGCTTGCCGTCACGGTTCGACAGCAGCGTCGCGGTGGGCTCGGACGTCTGGACGGCGGCGGCCGCGGCGGCATAACCGTCGAGCGCCGACGCCATGTACTTGGTGTGGAACGCACCGGCCACCCCCAGCGCGCGCACGCGGGCCTTGGCCGGCGGGTCTTCGGCGAGCTTCTCCAACGCGTCCAGCGAGCCGGCGGCGACGATCTGCCCGGCGGCGTTGCGGTTGGCGGGGAACAGGTCGAGCTGCTCGAGGCGGGCGAGGACCTCGGCCTCGTCACCGCCGAGCACCGCGGACATGCCGGTGGGCTCGACGGCGCACGCCTTGGCCATCTCGGCGCCCCGGGTGGCGGCCAGGGCGACGGCGTCGTCCGCGGCCATCACGCCGGCGATCGCGTAGGCGGCGATCTCACCGACGGAGTGACCGGCCACGACCAGGTCTTCACCGGCGAGCAGGCCGCGCTTGGTCAGCTCCTGGTGTGCGAGCAGCGTGGCCGCGACGACCAGCGGCTGGGTGACCGCGGTGTCGGTGATCTCGTCGGTCGATGCGGTGGTGCCCAGGCGCACGAGGTCGAGGCCGCTGGCCTTGGACCACAGCGCCAACTGGTCGGCGGCGCCGGCGAGCTCCAGCCACGGCGAGAGCATCCCCTCGGTCTGCGAACCCTGTCCGGGCGCAAGCAATGCAATCACGTGTTTAAGAGAACACTGTGGAAACGGTTTTGGCGGGTGTAACAGATTATGAACCTCGTCTTAGGTTTTTGTGTACACCCTACAAAACGGCTCCGTAAGCTACGGGTTTGATATCGTCCCGCGACCTGTCGTCTGGGTCACTATCACCCGATCTGGCCCACCGCAGCCCCTTTGACCGGCAGCGGAACGACGGGCATGGCGTTCTTGGCGGCGCTGCCGGGATGCGTCGGATAGTTGAGCTGGCCCACCGTCGCCGCCACTCGCAGGACATATGCGTCACGCGGCTGCATGGGATCGCGCCCGGTGAAGTCGGTGATCCGCTTGAGTCGGTAGCGCACCGTGTTTGGATGAACGAACAACTTTCTGGCACAGGCTTCAATCGCGCCGCCACAATCTAAGTAAGCGTCAAGAGTTTCGATGAGCGTCGGGCCGGCGTCTGCCAACGGCCCCATCACGTCGGTGTGCAGCGCCACGATCGCCGACGCGTCGCCCATCAGGGCCCGTTCCGGCAGGAGCTCGCGCGCCAGCACGGGGCGCGGCGCCCCGCGCCAGCCACCGACGGCGTTCATCCCGGATATCGCCTCGCTGGCGCTGTGGTAGGCCGCGGTCAGCATGGGCGCCGTCGGCCCGACGACCACGGGGCCGTCGGCGAACGCGGCCAGCAGCTCCCCGAGGAACTTGTCGGTCGGCGACAACTGCCCGGACACGATGGCGACCAGCCAGGTGCCGTGCACGTCGGTGAGGGCCGCACGGCCGTGCTGCGCGGCGATGTCGCGGACGTGCTGACTCGCGCGCTCACTGTCGCCGGGGCCGGTCGACCCGTCGCGCCCGGGCGCCGGGGTTCCGACCACCACCGTCGCGGGCTCGGTGGTGTCCCAGTTCAGGGCGGCCGCGCGGGACAGCAGTTCCGGGCCGGTGTCGCCGCGGACCACCGCGTCGACCACGCTGGCCTCCATCCGGCTGTCCCAGGTGCCGCGCGCCTCGGCCGCGTCGGCGTACGCCCCCGCCGCGGTGAACGCCAGGTCGCGGGTGTACTTCAGGATGCCCACGGTCAGCGCGGTCAGCTGCTCCTCGGAGCGGGCCAGCAGCGGGACGACCTCCTCGAAGATGTCCATGGTGACGCGGACCATGTCGACGCTGTGACGCAACGCGATCCGGCGCTGCAGCTCCTGGGGCACCAGCTCGAAGGCCTGCGCGGTGTAGCTGACGTTGCTGTGTGGGTCTTGCATCCATTCGACGAAGTTCACGACGGCCGTCTGCACCACCAGCGCGACGCTGGCCCGTTGGGACGCCTCCAGCTCGGCGAAGAACGGCAACCGGTCCTGCATGGCGTTGACCGCCTCGGTGGCCAGCCGCCCGGAGTGCTGCTTGAGCCGGCGCAGCACGGATTCGGGGACCGAATCCAGCGTTTCCAGCGGCGACCGGGGATGCTTGGCGAACGGGCCGGCGAAGGGATTGTCACTCACGCCTAAAACGTACGCGACTTTTCTAGAAGTTTCCGCCAAAGAGGCGCGTGGCGCCGTGCTCGAACGTGCGGCTGGGCGCACGCTCGGCGAGCGGCGGCCGGTGGAGGGCTGGAGCGCCCGGCTCGCCGGGCGCTCCATGCCCAGCCCCCGGCTGGCCGGGCGCTCGGCGAGCCGGGGAGTCACGCGCCAGCCCTTATGCCAGCCGTTATGCCAGCCCTTAGGCCACGCCGGGGTCCGACGTCTGCTCCGGCGCGGCCTGCACGTCGTCGATCCGGTACTGGCGGGCGGCGGCCACCGGCACCGAGGGGTCGATCTCGCCGTCGCGGGCCAGCGCCTCGAGCACGGCCACCACCTGCGACTCAGCGTCGGTGTTGAAGTACCGCCGCGCCGCGGGCCGGGTGTCGGAGAAGCCGAACCCGTCGGTCCCCAGGGTGACGTAGGTGCCGGGCACCCACGGCCGGATCTGCTCGGGAACGGCGCGCATCCAGTCCGAGACGGCGACCACCGGGCCGACGGCGTCCGACAGCGCCTGGGTGACGTACGGGACGCCCGCCTGCCGGTCCGGGTAGCGCAGCCTCGCCCTGTCCACCGCGACGCCGTCGCGGTTCAATTCGCCCCAGCTGGTCACCGACCACACGTCGGCGGCGACGTCCCATTCGGCGGCCAGCATCTTCGCGGCGTCCAGCGCCGCCGGCATCGCCACCCCCGACGCCAGGATCTGTGCCTTGTTCGCGCGCTGTTCGGTGGCGACGTGGTAGCGGTACAGGCCCCGCAACACGCCCTCGGGATCGAAGTTGTCCGGCTCGGGCGGCTGCACGTACGGCTCGTTGTAGACGGTGATGTAGAAGAACACGTTCTCGGGGTCCTGCCCGAACATCCGGGCCAGCCCGCTTTCCACGATGTAGGCGATCTCGTAGGCGAACGCCGGGTCGTAGGCGACCACCGCCGGGTTGGTGCTCGCCAGCAGCAGCGAATGCCCGTCGGCGTGCTGCAGGCCCTCGCCGGTGAGCGTGGTGCGTCCCGCGGTGGCCCCCAGCAAGAAGCCGCGCGTCATCTGGTCGGCGGCCGCCCACAGGCCGTCGCCGGTGCGCTGGAACCCGAACATCGAATAGAAGATGTAGATCGGGATCATCGGCTCGTTGTGCGTCGCATACGAGGTGCCGGCCGCGATGAACGACCCCACCGACCCGGCCTCGTTGATGCCCTCGTGCAGGATGTGGCCGACTTCGCTTTCCTTGTAGGCCAACATCAGATCGGCGTCCACGGCGGTGTACAGCTGGCCGTTGCGGTTGTAGATCTTCAGCGACGGGAACCACGAGTCCATGCCGAACGTGCGCGCCTCGTCGGGAATGATCGGCACGATGCGC
Coding sequences within it:
- a CDS encoding acyl-CoA carboxylase subunit beta encodes the protein MTITAPEAVGESLDPRDPLLRLSNFFDDDSVELLHERDRSGVLAAAGTVNGVRTIAFCTDGTVMGGAMGIEGCTHIVDAYDTAIEEQSPIVGIWHSGGARLAEGVKALHAVGLVFEAMIRASGYVPQISVVVGFAAGGAAYGPALTDVVVMAPESRVFVTGPDVVRSVTGEDVDMASLGGPETHHKKSGVCHIVADDELDAYERGRRLVGLFCQQGHFDRTKAEAGDTDIHALLPESARRAYDVRPIVTAILDDETPFDEFQANWAPSMVIGLGRLSGRTVGVLANNPLRLGGCLNSESAEKAARFVRLCDAFGIPLVVVVDVPGYLPGVDQEWGGVVRRGAKLLHAFGECTVPRVTLVTRKTYGGAYIAMNSRSLNATKVYAWPDAEVAVMGAKAAVGILHKKKLAAAPEHEREALHDELAAEHERIAGGVDSAIEIGVVDEKIDPSHTRSKLTEALAQAPARRGRHKNIPL
- the kasB gene encoding 3-oxoacyl-ACP synthase KasB, producing MTELVTGKTLPNVVVTGVAMTTALATDAETTWKLLLDSQSGIRKLEDPFVEEFDLPVRIGGHLLEEFDSQLTRVELRRSGYLQRMSTILGRRVWENAGSPEVDSDRLLVSIGTGLGSSEEMVFSYDDMRARGMKAVSPLGVQKYMPNGASAAVGLERHAKAGVLTPISACASGSEGIAQAWRNIVFGEADIAICGGVETKIEAVPIAAFAQMRIVMSTKNDDPVGACRPFDRDRTGFVFGEAGALMVIETEEHAKARGANILARIMGASITSDGYHMVAPDPNGERAGHAMSRAIQLAGLSPSDIHHVNAHATGTSVGDVAEGRAINNALGPHGGNAAVYAPKAALGHSVGAVGAVESILTVLALRDQVVPPTLNLENLDPEIDLDVVAGKPRPGNYEYAINNSFGFGGHNVAIAFGRY
- the kasA gene encoding 3-oxoacyl-ACP synthase KasA, with protein sequence MSKPSTANGGYPSVVVTAVTATTSIAPDVESTWKGLLAGESGIHVLEDDYITKWDLPVRIGGHLKEPIDEQMSRLDMRRMSYVQRLAKLLSTQLWESAGNPELDPDRFSVVVGTGLGGAERIVESYDLMNEGGPRKVSPLAVQMIMPNGAAAVVGLQLGARAGVITPVSACSSGSEAIAHAWRQIVMGDADVAVCGGVEGPIEALPIAAFSMMRAMSTRNDEPERASRPFDKDRDGFVFGEAGALMLIETEEHAKARGAKPLARLMGAGITSDAFHMVAPAADGVRAGRAMTRSLELAGLSPKDVDHVNAHGTATPIGDTAEANAIRVAGCQQAAVYAPKSALGHSIGAVGALESVLTVLSLRDGVIPPTLNYETPDPEIDLDVVAGEPRYGDFRYAINNSFGFGGHNVALAFGRY
- the acpM gene encoding meromycolate extension acyl carrier protein AcpM, producing the protein MAVSQEEIIAGIAEIIEEVTGIEPSEVTPEKSFVDDLDIDSLSMVEIAVQTEDKYGVKIPDEDLAGLRTVGDVVSYIQKLEEENPEAAEALRAKLETENPDAVANVKARLEADTK
- a CDS encoding ACP S-malonyltransferase: MIALLAPGQGSQTEGMLSPWLELAGAADQLALWSKASGLDLVRLGTTASTDEITDTAVTQPLVVAATLLAHQELTKRGLLAGEDLVVAGHSVGEIAAYAIAGVMAADDAVALAATRGAEMAKACAVEPTGMSAVLGGDEAEVLARLEQLDLFPANRNAAGQIVAAGSLDALEKLAEDPPAKARVRALGVAGAFHTKYMASALDGYAAAAAAVQTSEPTATLLSNRDGKPVASAPAAMEALVAQLTRPVRWDLCTATLRELEVGAAVEFPPAGTLTGIAKRELRGVTARAVKSPADLDALAEL
- a CDS encoding PucR family transcriptional regulator, with amino-acid sequence MSDNPFAGPFAKHPRSPLETLDSVPESVLRRLKQHSGRLATEAVNAMQDRLPFFAELEASQRASVALVVQTAVVNFVEWMQDPHSNVSYTAQAFELVPQELQRRIALRHSVDMVRVTMDIFEEVVPLLARSEEQLTALTVGILKYTRDLAFTAAGAYADAAEARGTWDSRMEASVVDAVVRGDTGPELLSRAAALNWDTTEPATVVVGTPAPGRDGSTGPGDSERASQHVRDIAAQHGRAALTDVHGTWLVAIVSGQLSPTDKFLGELLAAFADGPVVVGPTAPMLTAAYHSASEAISGMNAVGGWRGAPRPVLARELLPERALMGDASAIVALHTDVMGPLADAGPTLIETLDAYLDCGGAIEACARKLFVHPNTVRYRLKRITDFTGRDPMQPRDAYVLRVAATVGQLNYPTHPGSAAKNAMPVVPLPVKGAAVGQIG